GGTATATACTAATCTATAAAAAATACGCTTTCCTTGAGTTTGTACAGCTTCGATGGCACGAGTAATAGGCGCTATTTTCATAAAATTGGGACGAGCCCCGGCAACAATTGTTATTTTCATTACTATCCTTTAGCTATTATTTCATCTTGCAAATGTACGTCTTCTTTTGGAATTTATTTGTTCCTTTGTATGCAAAAAAACTTAGAATATGCCAACATTTGTTCAGATTATAGAGTTTATAGGTACATTTGCTTTTGCTATTAGCGGCATCCGTTTAGCTTCGGCTAAACAGTTTGATTGGTTTGGAGCGTATGTAGTAGGTTTAGCCACTGCTATAGGAGGCGGAACAATTCGAGATTTGTTGTTAGGAGTGACTCCTTTTTGGATGACTACCCCAGTGTATATTATATGTTCTGCTCTTGCATTGCTGTGGGTTATTTTTTTTGGTAAATTACTTATTCGGCTACATAATACTTTTTTTATTTTTGATAGTATTGGTTTAGCTCTTTTTACAGTGGTAGGAGTTGGAAAAACATTAGCTTTAGGATACCCTTTTTGGGTAGCTATTATTATGGGTAGTATTACTGGTGCAGCTGGTGGGGTTATAAGGGATGTTTTTATTAACGAAATACCTCTGATTTTTCGAAAAGAGATATATGCTGTAGCATGTGTCGCAGGAGGGTTAATTTATTGGTTATCTTCTTTATTAGAGCTTACCCCAATGCTGATGCAAATATTTAGTGGTATAACAGTTTTTATAGTGCGTTTACTTGCTGTTAAATATCAGATATGCTTACCTATTTTGAAGGGACATACTGAGTGACTTTTATTTATCCTTAACTTCCAGATCTCCTGAAAAGTCAATAGACTCTCTATTGTACATGTTTACAGTTATATGTGAACACCCTGTAGGGTATATGGTTATAAGGAATTTGAAAACATCTTCTTCAGTTTGCGTTGTTATCTCTATCTTAGCAGCTTCTTTTTTATCATATAATAGTTTATATGTTTTTATAGGAGCCTCAAAGGATAAACCATTTCCACCGCCGTAAGGAATGGAATATGCTCGTCCGTAGTAGGGAAGCCATGAAAAAACTGAGTCGTTTTTTACGCCTAATGAATAGGGCGAAGTTAGAAATACATTTCGACCTCTTCTTGGTAAAGCTGTACCTACATTGATCTTATAATTCCGAGAGTCAATGAGTTCTTTTACCATTTGCTCATGCTTTGTTTTTTTTTCTTGCTTTTCTTGAGCATTTATCAATTGCATTTCTGTAGAAGAAAAGACCAATAGTAATGCAAAAATACGTATATTTGTTTTCATAGCTACAGCTTTTGTAATTTGTTTGTAATTCTAACAATTGAAATTCTATTTTTGATTGCTTATGTTCTATTTTTAACTTTTCCTTAATTGCTCTTTTTATTTGCTGTTTTGTTTTTATTTACAAAATTGTTCTATATGGCTTATTAAATGATGCTTTTACCTTGTTTTTCTATGCTGGCAGAAATCTTTTAATTTTGTTATTTCCATTATAAAATGTTGAATGCTGTTTATTTTAAAAAAAATAGATTTAAAATAAGTTTTTATCATGACCTGATAACTATCAAATTGGGTGTGAAAACTATTATTTATTAGTTTTTGCCCCTAATAAAGATAGATATTCCCTTGCTTTTTTTAGAGAAAAGTTTTATACTTGCATTCAGAGAATCAACAAGATATTATTCACTTAATAAAAGAGCAAAGTATGAAAAGTTTAAGTTTCAAAAAAGATCTGATTAGTATTCAGGATGAGTTATTTCGCTTTGCATATAAATTAACTGCCAATCGAGAAGAAGCAAATGATTTGTTGCAAGAAACTTCATTAAAGGCATTAGATAATGAAGATAAATATATTCCTGAAACTAATTTTAAGGGATGGATGTATACAATCATGCGTAACATCTTTATTAATAATTATCGTAAGATAGTAAGAGATCAGACTTATGTAGATCAGACAGACAATTTGTATCATCTCAATTTACCTCAAAACTCCGGTTTTGATAGTACAGAGGGGGCATATGATTTGAAAGAAATGCATCGTATTTTAAATGCCTTGCCTAAAGAGTACAAGCTACCTTTTTCTATGCATGTTTCGGGATTTAAATATCGTGAAATAGCTGAAAAACTTAATTTACCTTTAGGTACCGTTAAAAGCCGTATTTTCTTTACTAGACAGAGATTACAGGAAGAATTGAAAGATTTTGTTTAAATACCTGAATTTATAGTTGTTTTCTTATAAAGAGAAAGCTTCTTCAGACTCTTGTTTTTTTAGTATAGATTTTAGTATATAATTGCTGAAAGGGATAGAACGTTCAAATTACGTGTCTATCCCTTTTTTTATCATTATGCTTTAATTATTGTGATATCTTGTAAAAAGAAGACTTTATTGTGTCTTTCTGTCGTATCTTATCATTATATTTGTGCGAATCAATCAATCTATTTAACAGAATAAGCATATTTTAACCTAAAGCAATGAAAAAAGAAATTAAATTTAGCCTTGTCTATCGTGACATGTGGCAATCCTCGGGGAAATACCAACCTCGTGTAGATCAATTAATGAAGGTTGCCCCTTTGATTGTAGAAATGGGTTGTTTTGCCCGTGTAGAAACTAATGGTGGAGCTTTTGAACAAGTGAATTTATTGTATGGAGAAAATCCGAATAAAGCCGTTCGGGAGTTTACGAAGCCTTTTAACGAGGCTGGTATACAAACTCATATGCTAGATCGCGGATTGAATGGACTTCGTATGTACCCTGTTCCTTCAGATGTTCGACAATTAATGTATAAAGTAAAACATGCTCAAGGGGTTGATATTACTCGTATCTTTTGTGGTTTGAATGAAGTAAGAAATATTATTCCTTCCATCCATTACGCATTAGATGCCGGAATGATTCCTCAGGCAACTCTTTGTATCACCTTTTCTCCTGTTCATACGGTAGAGTACTATCTTAATATTGCAGATCAACTGATTGCTGCTGGAGCACCAGAAATATGTTTAAAGGATATGGCTGGTGTAGGAAGACCCGGAATGCTAGGGAGGTTGACAAAAGCAATAAAAGAAAAGCATCCTGATATTGTTATTCAATATCATGGGCATTCTGGTCCTGGACTCTCTATGGCTTCTATTTTGGAGGTTTGTGAAAATGGAGCGGATGTTATTGATGTGGCTATGGAACCACTCTCTTGGGGAAAGGTTCATTCTGATGTTATTTCTGTACAGGCTATGTTGAAAGATGAAGGCTTTCAGGTTCCTGAGATAAATATGAAGGCATATATGAAAGTACGAGCTTTAACTCAGGAATTTATTGATGAATTTTTGGGGTATTTTATGGATCCTACAAATAAACACATGTCTTCTCTTTTGTTAAAATGTGGTTTACCAGGAGGTATGATGGGATCTATGATGGCTGATTTGAAAGGAGTACACTCTGGAATAAATATGATTTTACGTAGTAAAGATCAAGAAGAACTAACTCTGGATGATTTACTATTAATGTTGTTTGATGAAGTAGAATATGTATGGCCTAAATTGGGCTATCCACCTTTAGTTACTCCTTTTAGTCAATATGTAAAAAATGTCTCACTAATGAATGTGATGGCTTTAGTTAAGGGAGAAGAGCGTTGGAGTATGATCGATAGTCATACTTGGGATATGATTTTAGGTAAAAGTGGCAAGCTACCAGGTGAGTTAGCTCCTGAAATAATCGAATTGGCTAAATCTAAAGGTTTAGTGTTTACTGATGAAGACCCTCAAAAGAATTATCCTGATCAACTTGATGAATATAGGAATGAGATGAAAGAAAATGCATGGGATTGTGGCCTTGATGATGAAGAATTGTTTGAATTGGCTATGCATGATCGTCAATATCGAGATTATAAATCCGGTGTAGCTAAGAAACGTTTTGAAGACGAATTTCAAAGAGCAAAAGATGTTGCTCTCGTCGGGAAAGGTGTTTCTGAGGAAGATTTGAAGAAATTTAAGAGAGCTAAGGCTGAACCGATAACGGCCATAGAGAAAGGACGGGTTATCTGGGAAATAGATGTTGAATCTCCATCTATGCCGCCGGTAATAGGTCAACGTTATGTTTCAGATGATACTTTGTGTTATATTGCCACTCCATGGGGCACTCATGATAAAGTTCTAGCTAATTTCGCTGGTCGTATTGTTGAAGTATGCGCAAAACAAGGTGGCTTAGTGAATAAAGGAGATATATTAGCTTATATAGAAAGAAGTGATATTGATGTGGCGTAAGGCTTTTATTTGCCTTTTTTCTCTTTTTTAGGAAAGGTAGGTAAAGCTTTCATTAATCGTAATATCTGTTGCTGTCTTCGTTTGATGTA
This is a stretch of genomic DNA from uncultured Bacteroides sp.. It encodes these proteins:
- a CDS encoding trimeric intracellular cation channel family protein, with amino-acid sequence MPTFVQIIEFIGTFAFAISGIRLASAKQFDWFGAYVVGLATAIGGGTIRDLLLGVTPFWMTTPVYIICSALALLWVIFFGKLLIRLHNTFFIFDSIGLALFTVVGVGKTLALGYPFWVAIIMGSITGAAGGVIRDVFINEIPLIFRKEIYAVACVAGGLIYWLSSLLELTPMLMQIFSGITVFIVRLLAVKYQICLPILKGHTE
- a CDS encoding DUF4251 domain-containing protein, whose translation is MKTNIRIFALLLVFSSTEMQLINAQEKQEKKTKHEQMVKELIDSRNYKINVGTALPRRGRNVFLTSPYSLGVKNDSVFSWLPYYGRAYSIPYGGGNGLSFEAPIKTYKLLYDKKEAAKIEITTQTEEDVFKFLITIYPTGCSHITVNMYNRESIDFSGDLEVKDK
- a CDS encoding RNA polymerase sigma factor, with product MKSLSFKKDLISIQDELFRFAYKLTANREEANDLLQETSLKALDNEDKYIPETNFKGWMYTIMRNIFINNYRKIVRDQTYVDQTDNLYHLNLPQNSGFDSTEGAYDLKEMHRILNALPKEYKLPFSMHVSGFKYREIAEKLNLPLGTVKSRIFFTRQRLQEELKDFV
- a CDS encoding biotin/lipoyl-binding protein, translated to MKKEIKFSLVYRDMWQSSGKYQPRVDQLMKVAPLIVEMGCFARVETNGGAFEQVNLLYGENPNKAVREFTKPFNEAGIQTHMLDRGLNGLRMYPVPSDVRQLMYKVKHAQGVDITRIFCGLNEVRNIIPSIHYALDAGMIPQATLCITFSPVHTVEYYLNIADQLIAAGAPEICLKDMAGVGRPGMLGRLTKAIKEKHPDIVIQYHGHSGPGLSMASILEVCENGADVIDVAMEPLSWGKVHSDVISVQAMLKDEGFQVPEINMKAYMKVRALTQEFIDEFLGYFMDPTNKHMSSLLLKCGLPGGMMGSMMADLKGVHSGINMILRSKDQEELTLDDLLLMLFDEVEYVWPKLGYPPLVTPFSQYVKNVSLMNVMALVKGEERWSMIDSHTWDMILGKSGKLPGELAPEIIELAKSKGLVFTDEDPQKNYPDQLDEYRNEMKENAWDCGLDDEELFELAMHDRQYRDYKSGVAKKRFEDEFQRAKDVALVGKGVSEEDLKKFKRAKAEPITAIEKGRVIWEIDVESPSMPPVIGQRYVSDDTLCYIATPWGTHDKVLANFAGRIVEVCAKQGGLVNKGDILAYIERSDIDVA